A genomic window from Nitrospirota bacterium includes:
- the mreD gene encoding rod shape-determining protein MreD produces MRIILWPLFLIVVAAFQGSIANPIEAGGIRPDLILITVYFTGMFRGEVRGGLTGTLLGIFLDITSAAPVYSNVFLKSFIGYVAGVIGRWVHNPGYFLHTVIIFLISLIQGLTVFIIFLFLGTAQFPSDILYIALPQAVFDGVLGGVLYLLISFLSKQSFQVVRS; encoded by the coding sequence ATGAGGATTATTCTATGGCCTCTGTTTCTGATAGTAGTTGCAGCCTTTCAGGGAAGCATTGCCAATCCAATCGAGGCAGGCGGAATACGGCCTGACCTCATACTGATAACTGTATATTTTACAGGAATGTTCCGCGGAGAAGTAAGAGGCGGACTTACAGGCACACTGCTCGGCATATTTCTTGACATAACCTCAGCAGCTCCTGTCTACAGCAATGTATTTTTAAAATCATTTATCGGCTATGTTGCGGGCGTTATTGGACGCTGGGTTCATAACCCTGGATATTTCCTTCATACAGTAATAATCTTTTTAATATCGCTCATCCAGGGCCTTACTGTATTCATCATCTTCCTGTTCCTGGGCACCGCACAGTTTCCATCGGATATCCTTTATATCGCCCTGCCTCAGGCCGTATTTGACGGAGTCCTTGGTGGAGTCCTGTATTTGCTTATATCATTTTTATCAAAGCAGTCATTTCAGGTTGTCAGGTCATAA
- the mrdA gene encoding penicillin-binding protein 2, with amino-acid sequence MEQQDNNRGLQQRIGYLRALFIFLIAVILFKAWHMQIIKGKYYRALAENNRVRSVIISPLRGNIYDRNGEVMAKNVASFNLGLVPADIKDLELTLKRIAPITGISTDDMKEFIEENRNSDPFSPLIIKDGISMKEVALIESWRWFLPGVQVVVEGKREYPNQKSAAHLLGYVGEISKSQLQEPEYASEPPGRIIGQYGIEKVYDELLRGSVGRKNVEVDATGSERRVLSTHEPVSGDNIILSVDMRLQKTAESALGEKNGAVVVMKTETGEILALASNPAFDPNLLSRRLSHKVWQGIVSNPAHPLNNRATQGTYPPGSVFKIVMSAAGLEEGFIDRRDRIQCSGGMPFGNRVFRDWKAEGHGSVDLYKAIVESCDVYYYQLGNRMGVDMIQKYSSMFGLGTLTGIDLPSEKKGLVPSTQWKLAARKEPWYPGETLSVAIGQGYMSVTPLQQALMVNTVANSGILVRPRILKGVISEIYKRTYEFPPVEVRRTGINAESLRLIKEALRGVVYNPGGTGGAARSSLTEIAGKTGTAQVVGRKLQGAGRFNDHAWFAAFAPVDKPEITVAVLVEHGGHGGAAAAPVAKQVIEEYVKNAK; translated from the coding sequence ATGGAACAGCAGGATAATAACAGGGGTCTTCAGCAGCGCATAGGTTATCTAAGGGCCCTGTTTATTTTTCTTATTGCGGTCATCCTTTTCAAGGCATGGCATATGCAAATAATCAAGGGCAAATATTACAGGGCGCTTGCTGAAAATAACAGGGTCAGGAGTGTCATAATCTCACCGTTACGCGGAAACATCTACGACCGTAACGGAGAGGTTATGGCAAAGAATGTTGCATCTTTTAACCTTGGTCTTGTGCCTGCTGATATCAAAGACCTTGAACTGACACTGAAGAGAATTGCTCCAATAACAGGAATTTCCACAGATGACATGAAAGAATTTATTGAAGAAAACAGAAACTCTGACCCGTTTTCTCCCTTAATTATAAAAGATGGCATATCCATGAAAGAGGTCGCACTTATCGAATCGTGGAGGTGGTTCCTGCCCGGGGTTCAGGTGGTAGTGGAAGGAAAGCGGGAATACCCAAACCAGAAGAGTGCAGCGCACCTGCTCGGTTATGTCGGTGAGATCAGCAAATCACAATTGCAGGAACCTGAATACGCATCAGAACCGCCCGGCAGGATCATTGGACAGTATGGTATAGAAAAGGTTTACGATGAACTTTTGCGCGGCAGTGTTGGCAGGAAGAATGTTGAAGTAGATGCAACCGGAAGCGAGCGCAGGGTGCTCAGCACTCATGAACCGGTGTCCGGTGACAATATTATCTTATCTGTAGACATGAGACTGCAGAAAACGGCCGAATCCGCCCTCGGCGAAAAAAACGGGGCTGTCGTTGTAATGAAGACAGAGACAGGAGAAATACTGGCGCTTGCAAGCAACCCTGCATTTGATCCAAACCTCCTGTCAAGGAGGCTTTCACACAAGGTTTGGCAGGGAATTGTCAGTAACCCTGCACATCCGCTTAATAACAGGGCTACCCAGGGAACATATCCCCCAGGCTCTGTATTTAAGATTGTAATGTCTGCCGCAGGCCTGGAAGAGGGGTTTATTGACAGGCGGGACAGGATACAGTGCAGCGGCGGGATGCCCTTCGGCAACAGGGTCTTCAGGGACTGGAAGGCAGAGGGACACGGGTCTGTTGACCTTTATAAGGCCATTGTTGAGTCTTGTGACGTATACTATTATCAACTCGGCAACCGCATGGGAGTTGACATGATACAAAAGTATTCCTCTATGTTCGGGCTTGGTACTCTTACAGGAATTGACCTCCCGTCAGAAAAAAAGGGGCTGGTTCCATCAACACAATGGAAGCTTGCAGCAAGAAAGGAACCGTGGTATCCGGGTGAAACTCTTTCTGTAGCCATAGGCCAGGGATACATGTCGGTTACACCTCTTCAGCAGGCCCTGATGGTAAATACTGTGGCTAATTCAGGCATATTGGTAAGACCAAGAATTCTCAAGGGGGTTATTTCCGAAATATATAAACGCACCTATGAGTTCCCGCCTGTTGAAGTAAGAAGGACCGGCATTAACGCTGAGAGCCTGCGGCTGATTAAGGAAGCATTGCGTGGGGTTGTATACAATCCTGGAGGAACCGGCGGTGCAGCACGGAGCAGTCTTACAGAGATCGCTGGCAAGACAGGCACTGCCCAGGTCGTAGGACGGAAATTACAGGGGGCCGGCAGGTTTAATGACCACGCGTGGTTTGCTGCATTCGCGCCTGTTGACAAACCTGAGATAACAGTAGCCGTACTGGTTGAGCATGGAGGTCATGGAGGGGCAGCAGCAGCCCCTGTGGCAAAACAGGTCATTGAGGAATATGTAAAAAATGCTAAATAA
- the rodA gene encoding rod shape-determining protein RodA, which produces MLNKGTIALFDWKAFILIVLIMILGLSTIFSATYTNTPVNATPLYIKQIGWIIIGIFFLLTGMSIDYQTIARYAYHIYAFSFILLLVVLVAGRSGFGAQRWIAIGGFSFQPSELAKIATAFAITRYFSDYPARHGYNVRELVIPGILIAIPVVLVLKQPDLGTGMVITFVSVVLIFLVRIRSRLLGILTLLILMTFPFLWHIFWENLKQYQKTRLLTFINPSADPTGTGYHIIQSKIAIGSGGFFGKGILQSTQSQLNFLPARHTDFIFSVFAEEWGFLGIFVLLILYLLLITWGLDVAIKAKDRLGMLMACSIISYFTFYCVINIGMTLGVFPVVGIPLPLMSYGGTSMITTLFSLGILFNIRKKRFLFY; this is translated from the coding sequence ATGCTAAATAAAGGCACTATAGCACTGTTTGACTGGAAGGCATTCATATTAATAGTATTAATAATGATACTTGGCCTCTCCACCATATTCAGTGCAACTTATACGAACACCCCTGTGAATGCGACCCCACTTTACATCAAACAGATAGGATGGATTATCATCGGCATCTTCTTTCTGCTGACAGGGATGTCCATTGACTATCAGACCATTGCAAGATATGCCTATCATATTTATGCCTTTTCTTTCATTTTATTGCTGGTTGTCCTGGTGGCAGGAAGAAGCGGCTTTGGTGCTCAGAGATGGATTGCTATAGGAGGTTTCTCATTCCAGCCGTCGGAACTTGCAAAAATTGCGACTGCCTTTGCAATAACAAGATATTTCTCGGATTACCCTGCACGCCATGGCTACAATGTCAGGGAATTAGTTATTCCGGGCATACTTATCGCAATACCCGTCGTCCTCGTCTTGAAACAACCTGATCTTGGAACCGGAATGGTTATAACATTTGTCTCTGTCGTTCTAATCTTCCTTGTTAGAATCCGCTCAAGGCTCCTTGGAATTTTAACCCTCCTGATATTAATGACATTCCCCTTCCTGTGGCATATATTCTGGGAAAACCTGAAACAATACCAGAAGACAAGGCTCCTGACATTTATAAATCCCTCAGCCGATCCCACAGGAACAGGGTATCACATTATCCAGTCAAAGATAGCCATAGGGTCAGGAGGTTTTTTTGGCAAAGGCATTTTACAGAGCACACAAAGTCAGTTAAACTTTCTCCCTGCCAGACATACTGACTTTATATTTTCCGTGTTTGCTGAAGAGTGGGGGTTTTTAGGCATTTTTGTATTGCTTATATTATACCTTCTTCTGATTACATGGGGACTGGACGTTGCAATCAAGGCAAAGGACCGCCTCGGTATGCTGATGGCATGCAGCATTATAAGTTATTTCACTTTCTACTGCGTAATTAATATTGGGATGACACTCGGGGTGTTTCCGGTGGTCGGCATCCCACTTCCCCTTATGAGCTACGGAGGCACATCCATGATTACCACCTTGTTTTCTCTTGGTATATTGTTTAATATAAGGAAGAAACGGTTTTTGTTCTACTGA
- a CDS encoding TIGR03960 family B12-binding radical SAM protein: MYNDILLSVSRPSRYIGQEINSLRKDPALVQTKVALIFPDTYEVGMSHLGLKILYQILNNMDGVSAERAFVPWTDMEGALTSKGLPLLSAESSTPLTGFDILGFTLPYELCYTNILTTLSLSGIPLYASERDVSFPLVIGGGSTAFNPEPVADFFDIFFLGDGEEGAVEIINVFMKWKQAGDSKNSLLKELAKIEGVYVPSLYCVEYNNDGTIRSIVPRDGAPSKVRRRILVDLEHAPFPTSPVLPYMQAVHDRLTMEIARGCTHGCRFCQAGITYRPVRERSPEKVLELIDETLRNTGYEEVSLSSLSTGDYACLDSTLASLVNNYRDKRVSFSLPSLRIGTLTPPVIEQITETKNTGFTIAPEAGTERLRRVINKEMDEGTLDATVRDIFSRGVKSLKLYFMAGLPTETHEDLDGIITLAQRVKDIGKRYGKGAKDITVSISAFVPKAHTPFQWYGQIPPEELVRRLNYLRDGLKKVRINFKWHKPQMSYLESVFSRGDRRLGSVIEKAWRSGCRFDSWTEKLDFDKWKDAFEACGIDSAWYASRMMSVNDILPWEHLHTGIDKDFLIKEYQRSESGRTIPDCRYGLCPNCGVCDMDAVRGKKDSGIRPVAHRHEGDDVLYDRPYKPDVRNKLPDVRIKMRIRYNKTGGLRMLSQLEIITTFERAFRRACIPVLFSEGFHPHPKMSFGPALPVGVESICEYMDVELQLPVAPAEIRERTNERLPDGLKIISVKEIPVNSQSLNSFITHFAYEIMFNAGTAFMAGSDCNGLWQSKISLTDITELPVERVTEKDGKKTTKIINTRRFIDEIRWLTDNTLFMMLKSVDRECCRPSDVIKALFNISHLQPDIRIMRVGLYNRTCGITVSPDGLSYETENLCLQK; encoded by the coding sequence ATGTACAATGACATCCTGTTATCCGTCTCCAGGCCTTCCAGATACATTGGCCAGGAGATCAATTCTCTAAGGAAGGATCCTGCCCTTGTCCAAACGAAGGTGGCATTAATTTTTCCTGATACATACGAGGTAGGCATGTCCCACCTCGGACTCAAGATACTCTATCAGATACTGAACAATATGGATGGCGTCAGCGCAGAAAGGGCGTTTGTACCGTGGACAGACATGGAGGGAGCGCTGACATCAAAGGGACTGCCCCTGTTGTCTGCTGAATCATCAACACCACTCACCGGTTTTGACATACTTGGATTCACACTCCCTTATGAACTTTGTTACACAAATATCCTTACCACTCTTTCGCTCTCAGGTATTCCCCTGTACGCATCGGAACGGGATGTTTCCTTCCCTCTCGTAATAGGAGGCGGAAGCACTGCGTTTAACCCGGAGCCGGTGGCGGATTTCTTTGACATCTTTTTCCTTGGCGACGGAGAGGAAGGAGCAGTGGAAATAATCAATGTCTTCATGAAATGGAAACAGGCCGGAGATTCAAAAAACTCCCTGCTGAAAGAGCTCGCTAAAATTGAAGGTGTATATGTCCCTTCCCTCTACTGCGTTGAATACAATAATGACGGCACTATCCGCTCCATTGTTCCACGTGACGGGGCCCCTTCCAAAGTCAGGCGGAGAATCCTCGTGGATCTTGAACATGCGCCGTTTCCAACATCCCCTGTCCTACCCTATATGCAGGCAGTGCACGACCGTCTTACTATGGAAATTGCCAGGGGGTGTACACACGGATGCAGATTCTGTCAGGCCGGCATAACCTACAGGCCGGTTCGTGAAAGAAGCCCTGAAAAGGTCCTGGAGCTCATTGACGAAACCCTCAGAAACACGGGTTATGAGGAGGTTTCATTATCATCCCTCAGCACAGGCGACTATGCATGCCTGGACAGCACCCTTGCTTCTCTGGTCAACAATTACAGGGATAAAAGGGTCTCTTTCTCTCTACCTTCCCTTCGTATAGGGACCCTGACCCCTCCTGTAATTGAGCAGATAACAGAGACAAAAAATACAGGTTTTACCATCGCGCCTGAGGCAGGAACAGAACGTCTCCGCAGGGTCATTAACAAGGAAATGGATGAAGGCACCCTGGACGCAACTGTCAGAGATATCTTTAGCAGGGGGGTTAAATCACTAAAGTTGTATTTTATGGCCGGTCTGCCTACTGAAACTCATGAAGATCTTGATGGCATTATAACCCTTGCACAAAGGGTAAAAGATATAGGAAAACGCTATGGGAAAGGTGCAAAGGACATAACTGTGAGCATATCCGCATTTGTCCCAAAGGCTCATACACCATTTCAGTGGTATGGACAGATACCTCCGGAGGAACTGGTGAGAAGGCTTAATTACCTTCGTGACGGTTTGAAGAAGGTCAGGATAAATTTCAAATGGCATAAGCCCCAGATGAGTTATCTTGAGTCAGTGTTTTCAAGGGGGGACAGAAGACTTGGGAGTGTCATAGAAAAGGCATGGAGGTCAGGCTGCCGGTTTGACAGCTGGACCGAAAAACTCGACTTTGACAAATGGAAGGATGCCTTTGAGGCATGCGGAATTGATTCTGCATGGTATGCCTCGAGAATGATGTCCGTTAATGATATCCTGCCATGGGAACATCTTCATACAGGAATTGATAAAGACTTCCTTATCAAAGAATACCAGCGTTCAGAATCAGGCCGCACCATTCCTGACTGCAGGTACGGCCTTTGTCCAAACTGCGGAGTATGTGATATGGATGCTGTCAGAGGTAAAAAGGATTCGGGGATAAGACCGGTAGCGCACAGGCATGAAGGTGATGACGTACTTTATGACCGGCCATACAAGCCCGATGTCAGAAATAAACTTCCGGATGTCAGGATAAAGATGCGAATCAGATATAACAAGACCGGCGGCCTCAGGATGCTCTCTCAGCTCGAGATTATAACCACATTTGAAAGGGCATTCAGAAGGGCATGTATCCCTGTTCTGTTTTCAGAAGGATTTCACCCTCACCCTAAAATGTCATTCGGGCCTGCCCTGCCAGTCGGTGTTGAAAGTATCTGCGAATATATGGATGTTGAATTGCAGTTGCCTGTTGCACCGGCTGAGATCAGAGAACGGACCAATGAGCGCCTGCCTGACGGTCTGAAGATTATCAGCGTAAAGGAGATTCCGGTCAATTCGCAGTCACTTAATTCTTTTATTACGCATTTTGCGTACGAAATCATGTTCAATGCAGGGACGGCCTTCATGGCTGGCTCAGATTGTAACGGACTCTGGCAAAGCAAAATAAGCCTGACTGATATAACAGAGCTTCCAGTAGAAAGAGTCACGGAAAAGGATGGGAAAAAGACAACAAAGATAATAAACACAAGACGATTTATAGATGAAATTCGCTGGTTGACTGATAACACACTGTTCATGATGCTCAAATCAGTTGACAGGGAATGCTGCCGTCCGTCTGATGTAATAAAGGCATTATTCAACATCTCCCATCTGCAGCCCGACATCAGGATAATGCGCGTCGGCCTTTATAACAGGACATGCGGTATAACTGTATCACCGGACGGACTTTCATATGAAACGGAGAATCTATGCCTACAGAAATAA
- a CDS encoding Rne/Rng family ribonuclease: MPTEIIINALPEEVRVALLENKEVVELYIDRRNEGSIVGNVYKGRVIKILPGMQAAFVDIGLDRAAFLYVSDAGADAEEYARMIEEEGVEGKLEFKSTHYSIEDILQEGQEIMVQVSKEPLGTKGARITSYISLPGRCLVLMPTVEHIGISRRIKEGRERTRLRELVQSIRKPGMGYIIRTASEDVDIESLKADAEFLELLWQNIQQKRETVTAPALLYSELDLIFRTIRDIFTMKVDKLVIDSKTEYERIKEFIRLYLSDMLPRIELYEREEPVFETYGIEVEINRALNKKVWLKSGGYIVIDHAEALTVIDVNTGKYVGKRDPEETITQTNMEAVKEAAYQLRLRNIGGIIIIDFIDMEKEKNRERVFNAMVEAFSEDRARTNIIRMSELGLIEMSRKRTRENLMRTLCEPCSYCSGRGYTKSATSICHELFRDIRKTARSTKDKKIIVTASQSVATHIFDEERQIVEELEKEYQKRIVIKGDKGLHIEEYDIVTL, from the coding sequence ATGCCTACAGAAATAATAATAAATGCACTTCCGGAAGAGGTGCGGGTTGCCCTGCTTGAGAACAAAGAAGTAGTGGAATTATACATAGACAGGCGGAACGAGGGAAGTATCGTAGGCAATGTCTATAAAGGACGGGTAATAAAGATTCTGCCGGGGATGCAGGCGGCATTCGTTGATATAGGACTTGATCGTGCGGCATTTCTCTATGTGAGCGATGCAGGCGCTGATGCTGAAGAGTATGCAAGGATGATCGAAGAGGAAGGGGTGGAGGGAAAACTCGAGTTCAAGTCAACACATTACAGCATAGAGGACATACTGCAGGAAGGTCAGGAAATAATGGTTCAGGTATCAAAGGAACCACTCGGCACAAAGGGCGCCCGCATTACCTCATACATCTCACTCCCCGGACGGTGCCTTGTGCTTATGCCCACAGTTGAACATATAGGCATATCAAGGCGCATCAAAGAGGGACGGGAGCGTACAAGGCTCAGAGAGCTTGTGCAGTCCATCAGAAAGCCGGGCATGGGTTACATTATAAGGACTGCAAGCGAGGATGTTGATATTGAATCTCTTAAGGCAGATGCCGAATTCCTGGAGCTTCTATGGCAGAACATACAGCAGAAAAGGGAAACGGTTACTGCCCCTGCACTGCTCTATTCCGAGCTCGACCTTATCTTTCGTACAATCCGGGACATCTTCACCATGAAGGTGGACAAGCTGGTTATTGATTCAAAAACCGAATATGAAAGGATAAAGGAGTTTATAAGACTTTATCTGTCTGACATGCTGCCGCGCATTGAGCTCTACGAGCGTGAGGAGCCTGTATTTGAGACATATGGGATCGAGGTTGAGATAAACAGGGCGCTGAACAAGAAGGTCTGGCTTAAGTCAGGCGGATATATAGTCATTGACCATGCAGAGGCGCTTACTGTAATTGACGTTAATACAGGCAAATATGTAGGCAAGAGGGACCCTGAAGAGACAATTACCCAGACAAACATGGAAGCTGTAAAAGAAGCAGCATACCAGCTAAGGCTTCGAAACATTGGCGGCATTATCATCATAGACTTCATTGACATGGAAAAAGAGAAAAACAGGGAACGTGTCTTCAACGCCATGGTAGAGGCATTTTCAGAGGACCGGGCGAGAACGAATATCATAAGGATGTCTGAACTTGGCCTTATTGAAATGTCGAGGAAACGTACAAGGGAAAATCTCATGAGGACGCTGTGCGAGCCGTGCAGTTACTGCAGCGGACGGGGTTACACAAAATCTGCAACCTCGATATGCCATGAGCTTTTCAGGGATATAAGAAAGACGGCGCGGTCTACAAAAGACAAGAAGATTATAGTTACTGCAAGCCAGAGTGTTGCAACCCACATATTTGATGAAGAAAGGCAGATAGTCGAGGAACTTGAAAAAGAGTATCAGAAAAGGATAGTAATAAAGGGAGACAAGGGCCTGCACATCGAAGAATATGATATAGTGACCTTATAA
- a CDS encoding response regulator has protein sequence MKMPEEKDILVVDDEPIIRDILIRKLTSSGYKPVAVENAFEALDRMRDRPFPVILSDIMMPGIDGIELIKKVRVLYPDTVVVMITAVSNANAAIEALKHGASDYLIKPFNLEEIVISIQNALEKRRLILENRGYQEHLEEIVKVQTAEIRGLLYVEQQKTAQLNKALAEIQVTYNTTLEALSTALDYRDNATEGHSQRVVQYSLEIGRALGLSNDELKNLACGTLLHDIGKIGVPDSILRKPSGLTMEEWVEMRRHVEYGYSMLKDIPFLRDASFLVLHHQEKYDGTGYPQGLKREQIVMNARIFALADTYDSMTTDRPYRRALPDGAAREEILRCRSSQFDPVVVDTFFNIPEVRWSMIKEDVAGAKVDNSIYRHFDKPAASEKDPIPLMLL, from the coding sequence ATGAAAATGCCTGAAGAAAAAGACATACTTGTTGTGGACGATGAACCGATTATAAGGGACATCCTTATCCGGAAACTTACGAGCTCCGGATACAAACCAGTGGCTGTAGAAAATGCCTTTGAGGCCCTGGACAGGATGCGTGACAGGCCGTTTCCTGTAATCCTCAGCGACATAATGATGCCCGGAATTGACGGGATTGAGCTTATTAAAAAAGTAAGGGTCCTTTATCCTGATACCGTTGTTGTTATGATAACTGCAGTATCAAATGCCAATGCAGCTATTGAAGCACTCAAACATGGGGCATCAGATTATCTGATCAAACCGTTTAATCTTGAAGAGATTGTCATAAGCATACAGAATGCCCTTGAGAAAAGGAGGCTTATACTTGAGAACAGGGGATATCAGGAACACCTTGAAGAGATAGTAAAGGTTCAGACCGCAGAGATAAGGGGACTTCTTTATGTTGAACAGCAGAAAACAGCACAGCTTAACAAGGCACTGGCTGAGATTCAGGTTACATATAACACTACTCTGGAGGCCCTTTCAACAGCCCTTGATTACCGGGATAATGCTACTGAAGGGCATTCACAGCGGGTGGTTCAGTACAGTCTTGAGATTGGCAGGGCATTGGGACTCAGTAATGATGAGCTCAAAAACCTTGCATGCGGAACTCTTCTGCATGACATTGGCAAGATTGGAGTGCCGGACTCCATCCTGAGAAAGCCTTCCGGCCTTACAATGGAAGAGTGGGTGGAGATGAGGAGGCATGTCGAATATGGTTACAGTATGTTAAAGGACATCCCCTTCCTCAGGGATGCATCTTTTCTTGTACTGCATCACCAGGAGAAGTATGACGGTACAGGATACCCTCAGGGTCTGAAAAGGGAGCAGATAGTAATGAATGCAAGGATATTTGCCCTTGCTGATACCTATGATTCCATGACTACAGACAGGCCTTACAGAAGGGCGCTGCCGGATGGAGCAGCGAGAGAGGAAATATTGCGTTGCCGGAGCAGTCAGTTTGACCCTGTTGTCGTGGATACTTTCTTTAATATCCCTGAAGTCAGGTGGTCCATGATTAAGGAAGATGTGGCCGGCGCGAAAGTTGATAATTCAATTTACCGGCACTTTGACAAGCCTGCCGCAAGCGAAAAAGACCCGATACCCCTGATGCTTTTATAA
- a CDS encoding aspartate aminotransferase family protein yields the protein MTSNEIFDDAGKYIMNTYKRLPLFIMKGRGNRVYDAEGREYLDFVSGLAVNNLGHCNPRVTVAFQKQAQRLVHTSNIFYTEPQVKLAKLLVENSFADKVFFCNSGAEANEAAIKLVRKFSSVKGTGRFEIITTFNSFHGRTMATLTATGQDKFHKGFDPLVPGFSYVPFNDIASMEMAISDRTAAVMIEPIQGEGGVNVPDRDYLKRLREICDSNGILLVLDEVQTGIGRTGKLFAYQHYGIEPDIITLAKALGGGLPIGAMLAKDHVASAFTPGTHASTFGGTPLVCSAALEVLRILTEDEFILDNCRRMGSYMIAALNELRLKYPHLIKDVRGKGLLTGMELNMSGDTVVTECIKKGVIINCTMEKVLRFLPPLDVSQADIDKLADTLAEVFNSIRI from the coding sequence ATGACAAGTAATGAAATTTTTGATGACGCCGGCAAATACATAATGAACACATATAAGCGGCTTCCCCTTTTTATAATGAAAGGGCGGGGAAACCGTGTATATGATGCTGAGGGCAGGGAATATCTCGACTTCGTCAGTGGTCTTGCAGTCAATAACCTTGGGCATTGCAACCCCCGTGTAACTGTAGCCTTTCAGAAACAGGCGCAGCGGCTTGTTCATACGTCAAATATTTTCTATACAGAGCCGCAGGTAAAACTGGCTAAATTGCTTGTGGAAAACTCCTTTGCGGACAAAGTCTTCTTCTGCAACAGCGGCGCAGAGGCAAATGAAGCTGCCATAAAATTAGTCAGGAAATTCTCGAGTGTAAAGGGAACAGGACGATTTGAAATAATTACAACCTTTAACTCGTTCCATGGCAGGACAATGGCAACCCTTACGGCAACAGGACAGGATAAATTTCACAAGGGCTTTGACCCTCTCGTGCCTGGATTCTCATATGTTCCCTTCAATGATATAGCTTCAATGGAAATGGCAATATCTGACAGGACAGCTGCTGTAATGATCGAACCGATACAGGGCGAAGGCGGGGTTAATGTGCCTGACCGGGACTACCTGAAACGGCTAAGGGAAATATGTGACTCAAACGGCATCCTGCTCGTCCTTGATGAGGTTCAGACAGGCATAGGGAGAACAGGAAAACTATTCGCATACCAGCACTACGGGATTGAACCGGACATCATTACCCTCGCCAAGGCACTGGGGGGCGGGCTCCCTATAGGAGCTATGCTTGCCAAAGACCATGTAGCTTCCGCCTTTACACCCGGAACCCATGCATCCACCTTCGGCGGCACACCACTCGTATGTTCTGCAGCTTTAGAGGTTTTAAGGATACTTACTGAAGACGAGTTTATACTCGACAACTGCAGGAGGATGGGGAGTTACATGATCGCAGCGCTCAATGAACTCAGGTTGAAATATCCTCATCTGATTAAGGATGTCCGGGGCAAGGGGCTTCTAACCGGCATGGAGTTAAATATGAGCGGCGACACCGTTGTCACAGAATGCATTAAAAAGGGAGTTATTATAAACTGCACCATGGAAAAGGTTCTCAGGTTTTTACCCCCGCTGGATGTAAGTCAGGCAGATATTGACAAGCTCGCTGATACACTGGCAGAAGTCTTTAACAGCATCAGGATATGA
- the argF gene encoding ornithine carbamoyltransferase, whose translation MTRHLLTIFDLSQKDIESLLIRAGELKAMQKEGIEFLPLRGKTLGLLFEKQSTRTRLSFEVAALQSGAHSIYLSPHQIQMGRGEELRDTARIFSRYLDGVVIRTYEHTMIEEFSRNSAIPVINGLTDLHHPCQILSDMLTILEKKGCLTGIRLAYIGDGNNVANSLIECASFMGIHVRIATPEGYEPDKMIIGAAVQKAKETGASIEILRDPFEAAAGADVVYTDVWTSMGQEEEEEKRRNIFKNYQINRELMKMAGTDAIILHCLPAHRGEEITDDMMESPQSVVFDQAENRLHMQKALLEMLMGNRKQ comes from the coding sequence ATGACCCGACACTTATTGACCATATTTGACCTTTCTCAAAAGGATATTGAATCCCTCCTCATCAGGGCAGGAGAACTCAAGGCCATGCAAAAGGAGGGAATTGAATTCCTCCCGCTTAGAGGCAAGACACTGGGTCTTCTGTTTGAGAAACAGTCAACAAGGACAAGGCTCTCTTTTGAAGTGGCCGCTTTACAATCAGGCGCTCACTCCATATATCTCTCACCGCATCAGATCCAGATGGGGCGCGGAGAGGAACTTCGGGATACGGCAAGGATTTTTTCAAGGTATCTCGATGGAGTCGTAATCAGGACATACGAGCACACTATGATTGAGGAGTTTTCCAGAAATTCTGCCATACCTGTAATAAACGGCCTTACAGATCTCCATCATCCCTGTCAGATTTTATCCGACATGCTTACTATACTGGAGAAAAAAGGATGCCTGACCGGAATCAGGCTTGCCTACATAGGTGATGGCAATAATGTTGCCAACTCTTTAATTGAATGCGCCTCATTCATGGGGATACATGTAAGGATTGCCACTCCAGAGGGTTATGAACCTGATAAGATGATTATCGGGGCTGCCGTTCAGAAGGCAAAAGAAACAGGTGCAAGCATAGAAATCCTCAGAGATCCCTTTGAAGCTGCTGCAGGCGCTGATGTCGTTTATACTGACGTCTGGACAAGTATGGGACAGGAAGAAGAAGAGGAGAAACGCAGGAATATTTTTAAGAACTATCAGATTAACAGGGAGCTGATGAAGATGGCCGGGACCGATGCGATAATATTGCACTGTCTGCCTGCGCACAGAGGCGAAGAGATTACGGATGACATGATGGAATCACCTCAGTCCGTGGTATTTGACCAGGCGGAAAACCGGCTTCATATGCAAAAGGCCCTGCTCGAAATGCTGATGGGAAACCGGAAGCAATAG